In Leptospira bourretii, the genomic window GGCTTTCCCGTGTTTGCGACTTTTTTTATCAAAGGAATATCAATATTTTCAAACGAAGCTATTTTATATGCAGGAACATTTAATTCTTCTAAAAAATCTACAGCCGTAAAGTCGAAAGGACTACTAAAACAGAGAATACCTTTTTCTTTGCACCTTTCCATAATAGGTTTGTGCCATTCCCAAGGTGTATAAGCTTTTTTATAAAGATTGTGAAGTGATTCACCTTTCCATAGACTTTTGGGATCAGAAATAAAAAACTCACCATCTGATTTATCAATTGTAATCGTATCTGCTGTGTAAGTTTGCAATTTAAGTGCATGCGCACCTGAATTTGCTGCAGCATCAACGATCTCAAAAGCTCGCTCAAGGGAGTGATTATGGTTACCTGACATTTCTGCGATGATGAAAGGTTTACTTGATCTTGAAATTTCTACATTTGCAATTTTAATCATAATTTTTTATAAATGATTCATTCAACGTCCATTGGATATTTCGACTTGGTTTAGTTTAGTACCCAACAATATGATTGATTTTTTCATTTACTTTCCAATTCCCGATTTTTTCTTTCTACGAATTCATTTCTTAACGTTCTAATTTTAATATCATTGACTGAATCTAAAACTGTTTCGCGGATAAGGAGAAAGTTATGTTCTTATTGATATATTGTACAATCAATAGATCCATATGTCGCTATTCTAACCTATTTCAAAATCAGTGAAAGCTAAGAACCCATCTTTCACTCTTGCTACGAACTGATTGTTTTCTTTAAAAATTAAACCAATCGAATTTAACACTGGTTGAGATAAATCCAAAGCCACTGCTCTATGAACGATTAGTTTCCGACCATCTGCTAGGTAACAATAAGCTCCAGGATAAGGCTTTGACTGGGCACGAATGAAATTTATTAGAGATTTTTTATCTTTAGTAAAATCTACATATCCCATTTCAGGTATTCGTTTCCCAAAATAAGTAGCATCCGCTTCAACTTGTGGAATAGGTTTAATACCTTGGTGAATTTTTTTTAAAGATTCAGTTAGACAGACAGGATAAATTTCTTTAAATTTCTGTATGATATCATTTCCAGTATCTTCATCCGCTATCTCCACTTCTATTTGGTGGTAGATGTCTCCTGTATCAACAGACTCTTCCATTATATGGCATGTTATTCCAGTTTTGGATTCTCCGTTGATGATTGCCCATACATGTGGTGTCCTTCCTCGATATTTTGGGAGTAGCGATCCGTGGATGTTCAACGGATAGGAGGAATTTTCTAGAATTATTTTAGGGATTATGTAACGATAGTTTACACTGATAAGAAAATTTATCTTTTCTTCCTTCAACTCATTCAAAAGAAGAAGATCAGTTCGCAAATCTGAATAGGAAAAATCAATGCCGTTCTTCGAAGACAATAAATCCACTGATTCTCCAGAGCCATCTTTATGGGTAAGTATCAAATCAAACTGATACCCATTCTCTAGTAGCTCTTTTAACACTACAAATCCTAATGTTCCAAAACCAGCAAATATATTCATATGAAACTTTTTACCTAAAAATCGAATTCAATGTCCAAGAAATTTGCATATCTATTTCTCTTTGGTTGTAAAAACCATTTTGAATGCAACCAAAGAATCTATTCTTCGACTGCCCTATTAAACTTCAACACATCCATTTAGAGAAACTTATACTCAAAAGAACGATTGTCGTATTTATTAATAGGAGCATCCAACTGTGGTGGATCCATCATCTAGTTTTTTGTATCTTGAATTCCGAAGGCTATTTTGTTGTTATTTTACCTGGTTTCCCATTTCTCTCAATAATTTGACAACTTCACCCGGTTCCTTTATTTCCTTAACACCTTGGTATTCAACAAAACCCCGAATATTTCCGACTTGGTTATCTGCTGTTTTAATCATTAGCATAGGAAGTCCACATCGATCCAATTCATACGTTGTCTGCCCTCCGGCAGTAATTGCAAAATCCATCTTTAACATCAGATCACGCATTTCTAATGCAGACAGGTTTTTATATAAAAACGTATTCGAATCTGATAGAGAAACCAATTCCTTCTCATTCAAAAAACCAGGTCCAATGACAAGATGTTTTTCTAAATCAGGAAATTCCTTACAAAGAAGATTCAAAAAAACCTCAGAATAAAGATGAGGATCTGTTCCTCCCAAGGTTATCAGAACCTTACGAAGAGGATTATTTCGCTTGGGAATCTCAAATCTCGCTCGGAAAGGTTTCCTCAAGAGAACTTCATTTTTTCCAGTAATTACTTTGTATTTAGATTTATCATAATTGATAAACAAACCTGGAAAACCAGGATTTAATATCGTCGATCCAACCGGATAAGAAATTCGGTGGTAATCATCGATACAAACCAATTCATCAGAATGCTTTTTTAACTCTTCATAAATGGAAACTGGAGCTAAATATGAATCAACATAAACCACTAAACTTTTTCTGGATTTTACTAATGAAAACTCAGTAAGAAATTTTTCAAGGGTTGGGATGTCCTTCCAGTTTTCTTTGTAAACTGGAAATGAATACGACCAATCAGGCAAAGAATCATCTGTATCTAGAACAATACACACATCCTTAGAACCTTTTTCTATTAGTATTTCTGCAAGGGCCGTACATCTTCCCAAATGTCCAAGACCACTTGCTTTAAACGCCTCGGTAAATATAACATACTTCATGTCGAAAATAGGAGCTTATATTTAAGTTCTGCAATTTTCCAATCTGACTCATTATCTATATCTTGAGCCTCTAAATCTGAAATCTCTAAACCAACAGAACGTTCAGTCCACATTTTCCTTTTTAACAGGAATGACTTAACATTAAAAAAATAAAATTGACCCGCATCAAAAAAAGCCGGCTGCAAATCTTGTGAGCGGACCTGCATATTTTCAGGCTGGATCATTTCTATAAATCCCATTGGATTTTCAATTAAGGCTCGTTGAATTGGAGAAGAATAACGAATTATTGGGAATACCGAATCCGCATCTTTTGATTTAAGTAAATCGAGTGCTTTCACTAGATACTCTTGTTTAAGTAATGGTGAAGTCGGATAGATACAGCAAGCAAAATCAAATTTTTTTCCCAATTGATTCTCATAGGTATTTAAAACTTCGACAAGAACATCAGAGGTTGTTGCAAAATCATCAGAGGTTTTGGCACTTCGAAGAAAAGGAACTTCCGCCCCATAATTTTCTGAGATTTTCTTTATTTCCAAATCATCAGTAGATACGATTACATTGTGAAATATTTTTGATTCTAATGCCAAATTTATTGGATAAGCAATGATAGGTTTCCCGCAAAAATCTTTGATATTTTTACGTGGAATTCTTTTGCTTCCACCACGAGCAGTTATGATTGCAAGAATTGAATTCATACTCCAATTACAATCTCTATTATTCTCTGGATGTCTTGGTCTTCTAAAGTAGGAAACATTGGCAAACTCAATGCTTTCTTATAGTAATTTTCTGCATTTGGAAAATCACCTTTTGAAAATCCCAATCCTTTGTAGTAAGGTTGCAAATGGATTGGAATATAATGTATCTGTGGAAAAATTTCATTTTCAACTAAAACATTGTATATCTTTGTACGTTTTTCAGATTGTATCACATACAAATGATAGGCATGCCCTTCGTTAAATTTTACGAGTGGCACAATTTCTGAATTTTTAAACCCTTCATCATACAATTTAGCAATTTCATGTCTTCTTTCTATATTTTTATCCGCCCTTTCCAACTGAGAAGTTCCTAATGACGCTAAAATATCAGGCATACGATAGTTATAACCAAGAGACTGCATTTCATAATACCAAGGCCCCATTTCTATATCTTCACTTGAATTTAAGAACTTTCCTTTTTCACGTGTGATTCCATGAGTCCGAAGAACTAACAACTTTTCATAAAGTTCCTCTGAATTCGTTGTTAACATTCCTCCTTCACCTGTGGCGATGTGTTTAACTGGATGAAATGAAAAGATTGATATATCGTTAAATTCGCAACTTCCGCAGAGTGATCTTCGAGAGTCCGATGTTGTAAAAAATCCACCTGGAGAATGGCAAGCATCTTCAATGATCCAAAGATTATATTTTTTTGCGACGATGCGTAATTTTTCTAAATTTACCGGATTACCGGCAAAATCAACGGCAATAATACCGGAATAAGAATCTGGCCCACCCGATTTGATTCGTTCTTCAAGCGAATTGATATCGATTAAACCTGAGGCAGAATCTATATCAGCAAAATCTATTTCACCTCCTACATACAATACAGAGTTCGAAGAGGCGACAAAAGATATAGGTGAAGTAATTACTTTTTTTCCAGGTTTCAAACCAAGAGCTAGAACAGCCAGATGAAGTGCTGCTGTTCCATTTGTCACAGCTACCGCATATTTGCTTCCAACATATTTAGCAAATTTTTCTTCAAACTTGGCAACAGCTGGACCTTGGGTAAGAAAATCTGATTTGAGTGTATTAATAACTGATTCAATATCAGCAGGAGAAATCGAATGCATTCCATATGAAATTTTTTTCATGATTCAAACCTACTATAAGTTCTTTATCATCTTTTTAAGATCTTCGACAGACAACCATTCGTTGTTTTTTCCACTATTGTATTGAAAACCTTCCTTACAATATTTCCCTTTAAAATGGGTCAGAAATTCTTTTATTTCCCACTTCGGTGTAAATGACGGAAGAATGACAAAATATTTTTCAAACTCCAAAGTGCTGAGTGCATCGGTTTCGGTAATCATTTCTTCGTGTAACTTTTCGCCTGGACGAATCCCAACGATCCTTGTTTCAATTCCGGGTGCCACTGCCTCAGCAACGTCGAGAATTCTGTAACTTGGAATTTTTGGTACAAAGATCTCTCCTCCCCACATATTCTCCATTGCATAAAATACTAAATCCACACCTTCATCTAAAGTGATGTTAAATCGAGTCATTTCAGGGTGAGTGATTGGTAAAAAACCTTTCTCTTTGTGTTTTTGAAAAAACGGAATCACCGATCCTCGAGATCCCATCACATTTCCATACCTGACAACGGAGAACTTAATATCATGATTTCCTTTATATAAGTTAGCAGCAATAAACAGTTTATCACTGCATAACTTGGTGGCACCATATAAATTAATTGGTGCAGCAGCCTTGTCAGTCGAAAGTGCAACCACATTTTTTACACCTTTTTCAATACAAGCCTCAATTAAATTCTGTGCACCTAACACATTTGTTTTGATTGCTTCAAATGGATTGTATTCTGCTGCTGGGACTTGTTTCAGAGCAGCGGCATGAATTACAGTATCAATCCCTTCCAAAGCATATAGTAGCCGAGATTTATCTCTGACATCACCAATAAAAAACCGAATTTGCGGATATTCATCGCTTGGAAATTCAAGAGACATCTCATACTGTTTCAATTCATCGCGAGAAAAAACAACAATACGTTTTACGTCTGGATATGCTTGAATTAATCTTAGTATAAATCTTTTCCCAAAAGATCCCGTCCCACCAGTTACTAGTATCGATTTTACACTCATATTTTTCCCTTTTTTACCTTTCTACTCCACCATTCAAAAGGAAATCATCATATGCTAATTTGATCCCTTCTCTTAACTCAACTTCATGTTTCCAACCCATTCGATGTAATTTCGAAACATCCAATAATTTTCTTGGAGTTCCATCGGGTTTGGTCAAATCGAAAGTCAATTTCCCTTGATAACCAACAACATCTTTTAGTGTTTCAGCAAGTTCCCGGATACTCACTTCAATCCCGGAGCCAACATTTACGTGTTCACCACCACGGGTCTCTCGAAACTCATTATAGTTCTGCATCAAAAACACACAGGCTCTCGCCATATCATCCGAAAACAAAAATTCACGCAAAGGATTCCCTGTTCCCCAAATCACAACTTCAGATAGATTGTTTACTTTTGCTTCATGAAACCTTCGGAGAAGCGCCGGCAAAACATGGGAATTTTGTGGATGATAATTATCTCCTGGCCCATAAAGGTTTGTGGGCATCACAGAGAAAAACTCTGTTCCGTATTGTCTGTTATAACTTTGACACATAACAATACCTGCAATTTTAGCAACGGCATACGGTTCATTCGTTGGTTCCAACTTTCCATCTAACAGTTGCCCTTCGTCCATAGGTTGTTTTGCAAATTTTGGATAAATACAAGAGGATCCAAGAAAACACAACTTTTTCCCTTCGTAACGATAAGTTGCATCAATGATATTGTTTTGGATCTGTAGGTTAGAAAATATGAATTCTGCTGGATAGGTATCATTCGCATGAATCCCTCCTACTTTTGCAGCTGCCAAAAAAACATACTCCGGTCTTTCTGCTTCAAAAAACTGGTTCACCTCAGACTGATTGGTTAGGTCGAGTTCCTTCCTGGTTCTACCAATCACATTCGAAAAACCTTGTCGATTCAATACTCGAACAAGGGCTGAACCTACCAAACCTTTGTGACCTGCGACATATATTTTAGAATTTTTATTCATAACGATATTTTACTGATCCCATATTAAATTGTTTTGTTATTTAATTCGAATTGTATTTTGAAATGTACCAATGGATGGTCTTCAATATTCCCGTTGAAAATGTTTCTTCAGGACTCCAGTTCAATTTATCCTTCATCTTTGTTGCATCGATAGCATAACGTTTGTCATGCCCCGGCCTATCAGAAACATAAGTGATTAGCTCGGAATAACTTTTACCGTTTTTTCTAGGTTTTAATTGATCCAAATGCCCACAAATAATAGAAACAACTTGGTTATTCGTCAACTCATTGTTCCCACCGATATTGTAAGTTTCACCGGGCAACCCAGTCGCCAAAACTCTCTCAATTCCTTTTGCATGGTCCAAAACAAAAAGCCAATCACGAATATTAGTCCCTGTTCCATAGATCGGAATATTTTTTTCAGCTAATGCGTTTCGAATGATGGTGGGAATTAGTTTTTCATCATGTTGTTTGGGGCCATAATTGTTAGAACAATTGGTAATCATCACTGGCAAACCATAGGTATGAAAATAACTACGCACCAAATGATCGGATGATGCCTTACTAGCGCTATAAGGAGAGTTCGGTTGGTAAGGAGAAGATTCAGTAAAGTAACCTTCTTCTCCTAAGGAACCAAATACTTCATCTGTTGAGATATGTATGAATTTTGCGTTTTTAAATTCTTCTTTGATTTGAAATGGCGAAAAAAACCAAGTTGTATATGCTTTTTGCAATAATTGAAATGTACCAATGATGTTTGTTTCTAAAAAGATCTTTGGGTTATTGATGGAATTATCAACATGACTTTCCGCAGCAAAATGAATCACCGTATCAAAAGAATGTTCTACAAATAAATTGTCTAAAATTTGCGGATCACAGATATCACCTTTCACGAACTTGTGGCGACTGTTCTCCGATACTTCAGAAAGATTTTCCAAATTCCCCGCATAAGTTAATTTATCCAAACTAACGATGAAGGCATCTTTATATAAATTTAATAAATAAGGAACAAAATTGGAACCGATAAAACCAGCGGAACCTGTGACTAAAATCTTTTTTTGGGCCATTTAATTCTCTGCTGCGCCTACAATGTCCCAAAGATAGGAGCCATATTGATTTTTTTGATTGAGGATCGCGTGTTTTTTAAGTGTTTCAAGTGAAATAAAATTCTTTCGGTAGGCAATTTCTTCCAAACAAGCAATTTTAAGCCCCTGTCTTTTTTCAATGACTTCAATGAAGTTAGATGCTTCCAAAAGACTATCGTAAGTTCCTGTATCCAACCAAGCAAACCCACGACCAAGCATCTTACACTTAAGTCTTGATTCCGATAAATACAAAAGATTGAGAGAAGTAATTTCAAGTTCACCTCTTCCCGATGGTAACACTTTTTTTGCATGTTTGACTACATCTTTCGGGTAAAAGTAAAGTCCCACAACGGCAATATTACTTTTAGGATTTGCCGGTTTCTCTTCTAAAGAAATAACATTCATCTCCTTATCAAGTTCTGCAACACCATACCTTTCTGGATCTTTTACATTATAACCGTAAACGACAGCTTTTTTTGATTCCTTCACTTCCGTAATTGTTTCCGACAATAACTGAATCAAACCGTCTCCATAAAAAATATTATCACCCAGCACCAAACAAACATCTTCCTCTTCGATAAACTCTTCTCCCAATAAAAATGCTTGGGCCAGTCCATCCGGCGAAGGTTGAATTTTGTATTGGATTTTAATTCCTAAATCACTCCCGTCTCCAAATAAATCTTCAAATCTCTTTGTGTCATTTGGAGTAGAGATGATGAGAATATCTCGAATCCCAGCTAACATTAAAACTGATAGTGGGTAGTATATCATTGGTTTATCATATACAGGAAGTAGTTGTTTCACAACTCCCCTTGTCAGTGGATACAACCTGGTTCCAGAACCGCCTGCGAGTATAATGC contains:
- the pseF gene encoding pseudaminic acid cytidylyltransferase — protein: MNSILAIITARGGSKRIPRKNIKDFCGKPIIAYPINLALESKIFHNVIVSTDDLEIKKISENYGAEVPFLRSAKTSDDFATTSDVLVEVLNTYENQLGKKFDFACCIYPTSPLLKQEYLVKALDLLKSKDADSVFPIIRYSSPIQRALIENPMGFIEMIQPENMQVRSQDLQPAFFDAGQFYFFNVKSFLLKRKMWTERSVGLEISDLEAQDIDNESDWKIAELKYKLLFST
- the pseB gene encoding UDP-N-acetylglucosamine 4,6-dehydratase (inverting), producing MSVKSILVTGGTGSFGKRFILRLIQAYPDVKRIVVFSRDELKQYEMSLEFPSDEYPQIRFFIGDVRDKSRLLYALEGIDTVIHAAALKQVPAAEYNPFEAIKTNVLGAQNLIEACIEKGVKNVVALSTDKAAAPINLYGATKLCSDKLFIAANLYKGNHDIKFSVVRYGNVMGSRGSVIPFFQKHKEKGFLPITHPEMTRFNITLDEGVDLVFYAMENMWGGEIFVPKIPSYRILDVAEAVAPGIETRIVGIRPGEKLHEEMITETDALSTLEFEKYFVILPSFTPKWEIKEFLTHFKGKYCKEGFQYNSGKNNEWLSVEDLKKMIKNL
- the pseC gene encoding UDP-4-amino-4,6-dideoxy-N-acetyl-beta-L-altrosamine transaminase, with the translated sequence MKKISYGMHSISPADIESVINTLKSDFLTQGPAVAKFEEKFAKYVGSKYAVAVTNGTAALHLAVLALGLKPGKKVITSPISFVASSNSVLYVGGEIDFADIDSASGLIDINSLEERIKSGGPDSYSGIIAVDFAGNPVNLEKLRIVAKKYNLWIIEDACHSPGGFFTTSDSRRSLCGSCEFNDISIFSFHPVKHIATGEGGMLTTNSEELYEKLLVLRTHGITREKGKFLNSSEDIEMGPWYYEMQSLGYNYRMPDILASLGTSQLERADKNIERRHEIAKLYDEGFKNSEIVPLVKFNEGHAYHLYVIQSEKRTKIYNVLVENEIFPQIHYIPIHLQPYYKGLGFSKGDFPNAENYYKKALSLPMFPTLEDQDIQRIIEIVIGV
- a CDS encoding methionyl-tRNA formyltransferase, giving the protein MNIFAGFGTLGFVVLKELLENGYQFDLILTHKDGSGESVDLLSSKNGIDFSYSDLRTDLLLLNELKEEKINFLISVNYRYIIPKIILENSSYPLNIHGSLLPKYRGRTPHVWAIINGESKTGITCHIMEESVDTGDIYHQIEVEIADEDTGNDIIQKFKEIYPVCLTESLKKIHQGIKPIPQVEADATYFGKRIPEMGYVDFTKDKKSLINFIRAQSKPYPGAYCYLADGRKLIVHRAVALDLSQPVLNSIGLIFKENNQFVARVKDGFLAFTDFEIG
- the rfbA gene encoding glucose-1-phosphate thymidylyltransferase RfbA, giving the protein MKGIILAGGSGTRLYPLTRGVVKQLLPVYDKPMIYYPLSVLMLAGIRDILIISTPNDTKRFEDLFGDGSDLGIKIQYKIQPSPDGLAQAFLLGEEFIEEEDVCLVLGDNIFYGDGLIQLLSETITEVKESKKAVVYGYNVKDPERYGVAELDKEMNVISLEEKPANPKSNIAVVGLYFYPKDVVKHAKKVLPSGRGELEITSLNLLYLSESRLKCKMLGRGFAWLDTGTYDSLLEASNFIEVIEKRQGLKIACLEEIAYRKNFISLETLKKHAILNQKNQYGSYLWDIVGAAEN
- a CDS encoding glycosyl transferase, whose amino-acid sequence is MKYVIFTEAFKASGLGHLGRCTALAEILIEKGSKDVCIVLDTDDSLPDWSYSFPVYKENWKDIPTLEKFLTEFSLVKSRKSLVVYVDSYLAPVSIYEELKKHSDELVCIDDYHRISYPVGSTILNPGFPGLFINYDKSKYKVITGKNEVLLRKPFRARFEIPKRNNPLRKVLITLGGTDPHLYSEVFLNLLCKEFPDLEKHLVIGPGFLNEKELVSLSDSNTFLYKNLSALEMRDLMLKMDFAITAGGQTTYELDRCGLPMLMIKTADNQVGNIRGFVEYQGVKEIKEPGEVVKLLREMGNQVK
- the fcl gene encoding GDP-L-fucose synthase; protein product: MNKNSKIYVAGHKGLVGSALVRVLNRQGFSNVIGRTRKELDLTNQSEVNQFFEAERPEYVFLAAAKVGGIHANDTYPAEFIFSNLQIQNNIIDATYRYEGKKLCFLGSSCIYPKFAKQPMDEGQLLDGKLEPTNEPYAVAKIAGIVMCQSYNRQYGTEFFSVMPTNLYGPGDNYHPQNSHVLPALLRRFHEAKVNNLSEVVIWGTGNPLREFLFSDDMARACVFLMQNYNEFRETRGGEHVNVGSGIEVSIRELAETLKDVVGYQGKLTFDLTKPDGTPRKLLDVSKLHRMGWKHEVELREGIKLAYDDFLLNGGVER
- the rfbB gene encoding dTDP-glucose 4,6-dehydratase: MAQKKILVTGSAGFIGSNFVPYLLNLYKDAFIVSLDKLTYAGNLENLSEVSENSRHKFVKGDICDPQILDNLFVEHSFDTVIHFAAESHVDNSINNPKIFLETNIIGTFQLLQKAYTTWFFSPFQIKEEFKNAKFIHISTDEVFGSLGEEGYFTESSPYQPNSPYSASKASSDHLVRSYFHTYGLPVMITNCSNNYGPKQHDEKLIPTIIRNALAEKNIPIYGTGTNIRDWLFVLDHAKGIERVLATGLPGETYNIGGNNELTNNQVVSIICGHLDQLKPRKNGKSYSELITYVSDRPGHDKRYAIDATKMKDKLNWSPEETFSTGILKTIHWYISKYNSN